In the Dromaius novaehollandiae isolate bDroNov1 chromosome 25, bDroNov1.hap1, whole genome shotgun sequence genome, tccgtgcAGCCGCAGCATCCCAGGCGCCTACCAGCTGCATCCTGCCGCTGTCCCAGAGCCTGCGGGCCTCCTCCAGCGACCGCTGGGCGCTGCCCAGCTCCAACTGCAGCGCGGCCACCTGCCCCATGGCCCGGCCCCACTCGGCCGCCTCCAGCGTGCCGTTGCCCGTGCAGCCCCGGCACTGCGACGGCTTCTGctccgcggccggcaggcagaaCGCCAGGGCTACGGCCAAGACCGCTGCGGCCATCCCGCCGGTGAGGGCCACGGGCATCTTGCAGGCTCGCCCTCGGGTGACATAGACTTGCCTGGGCAGAAAGTTCCCCCGCAGGAAGTCTGGGAGGGGCCTCGAGCCTTTCTGCAAAATTGGGTGTTTCATTTCTCCAACAATGCGACTTTTTCCCGGAAATCATGTGATTTGGgacagctctgcagcaggaggctgcacgTCCCCACCGAGGGGGCAGCCTGCCCCGGttggccggggggcgcggggcagcggggtcccgccgagccgggggctgcgggccgtGGGTGGCCCCTGGGTGCCTGCAGCCCCGCGAGgggggccggtgccggggggaggcgggggagcGGGCAGAGCATCCCCCAGGGCAAGCGGCTCCTGCGGTATGGGGTACCCCGGGTGTGGGGTACCCAAGGCATGGGGGCTGGGGTATGGGGCAACCGGGGCATCCAGACTGTGGGGTGCCCAGGACATGGGGTACCTGGGGTGTGGGGTACCTGGGCTACAGGATATGGGGCACCCAAGATACAGGGTACCTAGGTTATGGGGTACCCAGGGTATGGAGATACTGGGGTGTGGGATAGCCAGGGTATGGGGTACCTGGGGTGTGGGGTAGCTGGGGTACGGGGTACCCAGGATACAGGGTACCTAGGTTGTGGGGTACACATGGTGTGGAGTACCCGGGGTATGGGGTACCCAAGGGTGTGGGGTACCCCAGGGCACAGGGTACTCAGGCTATGGGGTACCCGCAGTATGGGGTACTCGGGACGTGGAGTACCCGGGATATGGAGATCCTGGGGCATGGGGTACTCGAGGTTTGGGGTACCGAGGTTATGGGGTACAGAGGGAGTGGAGATACTGGGGTACAGGATAGCCAGGGTAGGGGGTACCTGggatgggggggtcccgggcgtGGGGGGTACCCAGggtttggggtccccagggtgcggGTTAACCAAGGTAACAGGTCCCGGTGCTCCCGCTGGCAAAGCCAGGAGAAAGGGCAACTCGTGGGGCACGTGCTCCAACAGCTCCgcgtgccccccccgcgccccccccgcgccccccggcctcCCAGCGAGCCGGGCCGGCCGAGCCGGGAGGCGCAGGACCGCTGCCGCCGGGGGCTGGCGCAGCCCGCGCCACGCGCCCTGTTTGCTTCTGTTGTGGTGAAATCCAAAACTCTCTTTTTCCAGGGCTTGTGCTGAGgtccaatattttttttttctaatactttCCCCGCTGACGTTTCTCAGTGCAGAGCAGGCGAGCGTCGGCCGAGCAAAGTCAATAACAGCCCTTCGCTCCTTCGAAGGAGCCCCAAAGCCCTCGGAGACCGGGGTCCCGgcgcggccccagccccggccccggccgcccccgcggctcaTCGTGCATCGCGGCGGGGCTGTGCGGAGACGTCGTCGCGGGCCGTGCATCgcggggccggccgccgccgACTCACCTTTCCTCCCTCGAGCGCCTAAAAATAGCCGTTCCActtgttatttttattctgctgcttCATGTGATAAAAAATTCCCGGTGGCTGTGAAATGAGAAACACACAAAATATTTACCAAACTTCCAGTTTTGAGCCAGATTTTCAACATCTGGAGAATTCAGAGGCTCTGGCAGATTGGGCGAGCTGTCATCACAACGGCTCTAAAtgtgttgttattgttatttatGGTCTGGATCCTGGGGAGGAGCGAAGGCCAAACGTTTCAAAAATAGATGGAGAAAGGGAATGGATGGTTTTTCCAGAACCGCTTCCACTTTAACAGTGTTCCTTTGAACGCGGCGATATTAGGATGCGACTCTCAAAATACATCTAAAAAGCAACTGCGGGAGGAATGTGCGCCGCAGCCTCGCTGGCAGCTCCGGCGTCGCGGCTCGCGCAAGGCTTTCGGCCCGGGGCGCCGGCCCTTCCCGCGGGAGCCAGcaccggccgcggcggctccggcacgTGGCGGCTGCAGAGGCGAGAGACCGTAGCAGGctgggggggtcgcggggggtgCAGTGATTTATTCTATCCCGCTTTTCCCCTTTGCGCCGGGGTGCAGCGTGGGGCACCCAGGAAACGCCGCGGGAACCTCCTCTCCGGCCGGGTCTCCTCTGCCCTCTGTTTTCCCCCAAATTCTGGCTTCAAATGCTCCCTGCAACGGGGGGGGAGGGAGCAATAtccctcacccccccccctccGGCGGGGGTCCTGCCGCGTTGGCAGGGGTGTCCGCCCGGGGGAGCCCCCCCTCCGGCCCGCCGGCGTGCAGGGACGctgctgttttcctcctccctcgGCTGGTCCGGCGGGAGCGCCGGGAGCGGAGCAGCATCTCTTGGCCAGACGGCCTGGAATTCGGGAGCTGGACCCGGCGCGGGCCGCGGCACCGCTGGCACCGCTGCCGCCCAGGGAGGCtgcggcgcgggagccggcccCGGGCACCCCGCGCCCTTCCCGACCCGGCCCGACCCGGGGCCCGGGGACCAGCTCCCCGCGGTGGGGAGCGATGCCGGGGGCAGACGGGGCGAAGAggagcggcggggagggggccgggagccgccccggcgggcagggcgggctcggcacggggagcggggaggccgccggcctcCAGTGTCTGCTTTTCCCTTTCATCCCTCGCCCGCGCCTGTTCCCTGCAGCCTGAAACGTGGGTTTCGCTCCTGTTCCGGGCTGGCGTTCCGGATGGCTTCTTTTATTATTTGAATTCAGGCGCTGTCATTACATTTTCCATTATtaaatgtgaagaaaaagaaaaaaaaagacgaGCGAGCTGCTTCCCAAGTCGCTTTCCAGCTCGCGGCCGGTGCTCAGAGGAGCCTCTGTTCCCGGCCAGCCCGGGGACGTGCTCGCGGTGCGATGCCTCCCGGGGCGCCCGCGGAGCCCGGCTGCACCTCCGCGCCGGCACGACGCACCCGCTGCCGGTGCTCAGCGGGGACGGGGCGATGCACCCGCCGGCAACGGGATCATGAgcccccgggggggtccggcTGCCCCGGCGCGCGAGGACGTGCCGCTGCATCCCGCGAGCGGGCGGCTACCGTCGGCTTCATTTACGTTGGGCTGCAGCCATCCCTAATTGCTGGCGGGGCGGGATGGGGAGCTGCTTTCTGgctcctttttcccttccccGGCTCGTTATTCCGTTTTGGACGGCGTGCGGAGGTAACGAGAAGCAGCTGGGCCCGTCtgggcgcccgcgccgccccggacGCCCCCGGCCTGCGTTTCTCATCAcggctgccccggcgcggccACGGCACCGCtgcgccccacggctgccccacgcgGGGTGCgaggggcaggcgggggccgtTCCCTCCCCATCGCTCCCGCAGCGCTCGCGCTCTGCCCCGTCTTTGCTCAGGGACTTTCTTGCACCAGCTGCGGTCGTCCCACCTGCCCGTGCCGCCGCTCGGCCGCCGGCATCGCTCGTGCCAGGGCtcagaaggggaagaaaaggtggtTTTTGACCCCAAAACCGTGCAGAAACCCCCCCTGGGCTCTCCGTCCCCCCCAGCCTGGCGCGGGGTGCCAGACCAGGAGCTGcctgcccccggcagccccccgccgcggtCGGAGCCGCACGCCGGCGGTTTCTGCTAGCAATTAGCAGAGGCGAAGCCGTCCCAGCCGGCGGCTTGGCCGCGCGCGGGGATCGGCCCCGGTCTGGATTGCAGGGCTCGGCCCTGCCTGGAAGCGGCGAcctccgggggggccgggggctatTTTGGTACCTGCTGACGCTCCTCGGCATGAGCTCAGAGCTGCAGCATGTGGGTGaggtgcggggccgggctgccgctgggagccccccggctgcggcccccggcccagccccggccccgggcgggtTTCCAGGCCCCACACCCAGCACAGGCCGCCCCGGCGGGTCTGGGGCTgcattccccctccccccgccccagctccccaTGCAACCTGCCCCCAGCGTGTCCGGGGCtgcattcccccccccgccccagctccccaTGCAACCTGCCCCCAGCGTGTCCGGGGCtgcattcccccccccgccccagctccccaTGCAACCTGCCCCCAGCACATCCACATGCCCATCGCCCCGCTCGGGTGGTTCAggagcccccactgcccccttgtcgtccccccccccccccggctctgcccctgccccctgCACCATCCATGCCGCCGCCTTCGCCCTGGGCTCTGAGTAACTGGCAGGAGCCGAAGTGCAAAGCGGGAGGTGGAGGGGCTGGACGGGGAGGGAGGACGGAGGCACGGGAGCATCCGGAGCATCCGGAGAGTGcggtgccccggccccgggctgggcagctccctcccagctgggctgccctgggctgggacTGCTTCCCTGCAGCCCTTCGGGGCTTTTCGAAGCTGCTGGTGGGGAATGGGCGCTGTCGGGAGGCGACAGGCGCTCTCCCCACGGAGAAGGGGCCGAGGgccggggctggagcagggctcgCGCAGCCCCCTCCCGCGCGGCCCCTCCAGCTCGCTGCCGAGCCGCTACGGCTGCCGGGAGCGGTTTGGGGTTTTCCTCCCCCGGGGCTTCCCGGCAGCCCGGTTTCCTGCCGCGGGGGCCAAGCGGTGCAGAGGTCCCGGCCGGGAGCCGCCGAGCCGGGGGGAGCCGTGGGGCTCGGGCACAGccgcgcgcggggcagcggggacgCATGGACAGCCCTGCCGGGCCGCGGGGATGGACGGGGCCAAGGAGCAACGGCACCGCTTTGCCCCGGGTCCCTACGGTCCCCGTGTGTCCCACGGGCTCTGCAGGCGGACGAGGGacgggcagcccggacgcctgggtccctgccgGGGCTCTGCCCCGTGCACCTGGGATGGGAGGAAGCCCAGCGGTTGGCACAAGCGGCTGCAAACTGGGGTGTCCGACCAGCCGCTTCTGAGTTGCTGCTTTGTGTTGGTTTTAGCCCCATTTTCGTCCTGACGTCATCAGCAGAGCTGCGGTAGCTGCCGCTTCCAGCCTCCCCGGAGCTGCCTCCGACCGAGCCAAACAGCTGGTGGGAAACAATCCTGCCCGCT is a window encoding:
- the LOC135323625 gene encoding fibrinogen- and Ig-binding protein-like, which gives rise to MKHPILQKGSRPLPDFLRGNFLPRQVYVTRGRACKMPVALTGGMAAAVLAVALAFCLPAAEQKPSQCRGCTGNGTLEAAEWGRAMGQVAALQLELGSAQRSLEEARRLWDSGRMQLDAVQRNVTALEQLLGLLQRWGSERGARTAALQEETRVLREDAAQLRQQLEEVQRSRNSLQLQVRNLQQQLQAGRKETSGGNQPPASSLGLLALALAGLLCP